The genomic interval TTTGGAATCATTTAAACTATCCTTTGAAGTGCAGACCATACCACCTAATTGATACATGCTTTTTATATCCTCATCATGCAAAAATAAACTAAAAGGGAAATAAACATGTCTATCATTCCCATTGGCTTTTACCTCAAACACTTCACGATTTAATGGCGAATGGAATCCTAGCTGTCGCGCCAAAGTACAAAATGTATTAAAACCATTTTCAAGACTAATACTAGAAAAAGGCAAATACCGCACATCATTTAAACCATTTTGTCTCAATAATGCAATCTTTTTTCCTAATAGATTATGATTTCCATCGGAATATCTTTGCAATAATTCAACTTGCGGACGCTCTCCCTTAGAATATATCAAAGAGGGCATTATTGTTTCATAATCATAAGTTAAATTAATTCTCCTATACACACTTGCACAACAAGCTCTATTATCCAAATGATTTACAAAAGGCTTAAGCAAAGAGATAGGATCTCTTACAACGCACAACAAAGGCACATTGTGTGTAATAAGATAATAAAGTTTATCGTTCTCCCAACGATATGCTCTTGTCCAAATCGCACAATAATCATTACCGCCTACCATATTTTTATAGTTTATCAAATAAGTCTCTTTGTTTGTGGTGAATCTATGATTGATTCTTATTTGACATTCAGCAAAAAATCTTAAAGTGGCACCTGCTCCACACCCATGTATTGACAACCACACAAACCCATACCCCCTCGGCAATGGCAAATTCAAATCCCAAGCAAGTTCCGCAGGGATACTCTCATAACTTAA from Helicobacter ganmani carries:
- a CDS encoding DUF2972 domain-containing protein; the protein is NSFKIESFFFKLFSQIPFSTQTPFLLKHKEEILQWLNSKEFKEQYINTNHPYPPLLNPDRLNAKRESKECNVESQRENRDSIQPYPNLSYESIPAELAWDLNLPLPRGYGFVWLSIHGCGAGATLRFFAECQIRINHRFTTNKETYLINYKNMVGGNDYCAIWTRAYRWENDKLYYLITHNVPLLCVVRDPISLLKPFVNHLDNRACCASVYRRINLTYDYETIMPSLIYSKGERPQVELLQRYSDGNHNLLGKKIALLRQNGLNDVRYLPFSSISLENGFNTFCTLARQLGFHSPLNREVFEVKANGNDRHVYFPFSLFLHDEDIKSMYQLGGMVCTSKDSLNDSKSIEIIVTLKNDRLFFDNQDYKNLTRKVFGNRNYQLPYEVALYVKSDININDELFEAFKVYMLGYMKTLEKKEIEELKLKLNERDILNYFKENDAIRKDYKKLFDEDYWHIKSHRPDIVESWKYYQEFERMCEEMDK